The proteins below are encoded in one region of Pseudomonas putida S13.1.2:
- the ispA gene encoding (2E,6E)-farnesyl diphosphate synthase, with the protein MIGTYQASCQARVDAALEPLFVAPSKELERLYAAMRYSVMNGGKRVRPLLAYAACEALGAPAEQANGAACAVELIHAYSLVHDDLPAMDDDDLRRGQPTTHKAFDEACAILAGDGLQSLAFSALLDPGLSPQADSIRLAMVQALAKAAGPAGMVGGQAIDLGSVGLKLDQQALEFMHRHKTGALIEASVRLGALASAHAEQPQLDALQVYAQAIGLAFQVQDDILDVESDTATLGKRQGADIARDKPTYPALLGLEAAKAYAIELRDQALVALQGFGETAEPLRALARYIVERRN; encoded by the coding sequence ATGATCGGCACCTACCAGGCCAGCTGCCAGGCTCGGGTCGACGCCGCCCTCGAACCGCTGTTCGTTGCCCCGTCCAAAGAGCTGGAACGTCTTTACGCCGCCATGCGCTACAGCGTGATGAACGGCGGCAAGCGCGTACGCCCGTTGCTGGCCTACGCGGCCTGCGAAGCCTTGGGCGCCCCGGCCGAACAGGCCAACGGCGCGGCCTGCGCGGTCGAACTGATCCACGCCTACTCGCTGGTGCATGACGACCTGCCAGCCATGGACGACGACGACCTGCGTCGCGGCCAACCCACTACCCACAAAGCATTTGACGAAGCCTGCGCCATCCTCGCTGGCGACGGTTTGCAGAGCCTGGCGTTCAGTGCCCTGCTCGACCCAGGCCTGAGCCCGCAGGCCGACAGCATTCGCCTGGCCATGGTCCAGGCCCTGGCCAAGGCTGCCGGCCCGGCAGGCATGGTCGGCGGCCAGGCCATCGACCTCGGTTCGGTAGGCCTGAAGCTGGACCAGCAGGCACTGGAGTTCATGCACCGGCACAAGACCGGCGCGCTGATCGAAGCCAGCGTACGCCTCGGCGCCCTGGCCAGCGCGCATGCCGAACAGCCGCAGCTGGATGCCTTGCAGGTTTATGCACAGGCCATCGGCCTTGCATTCCAGGTGCAGGACGACATCCTCGACGTGGAAAGCGATACCGCTACCCTGGGCAAACGCCAGGGTGCCGACATAGCGCGTGACAAACCGACCTACCCGGCCCTGCTGGGCCTGGAAGCGGCCAAGGCCTATGCAATCGAACTGCGCGACCAGGCGCTGGTCGCACTGCAAGGGTTCGGTGAAACGGCCGAGCCACTGCGGGCCCTGGCGCGCTACATCGTCGAACGCCGTAACTGA
- a CDS encoding exodeoxyribonuclease VII small subunit, which yields MARKKASLDFEQSLADLQALVERLENGELSLEESLAAFEQGIALTRDCQGALAQAEQKVQILLERDGELAAQPFDAEPEA from the coding sequence ATGGCCCGCAAAAAAGCCTCCCTCGATTTCGAGCAATCCCTCGCAGACCTGCAAGCACTGGTCGAGCGCCTGGAGAACGGCGAGTTGTCGCTGGAAGAGTCGCTGGCCGCCTTCGAGCAAGGCATCGCCCTGACCCGTGATTGCCAGGGTGCCCTGGCCCAGGCCGAACAGAAGGTGCAAATCCTTCTGGAGCGCGACGGCGAACTGGCCGCGCAGCCCTTCGACGCGGAGCCGGAAGCATGA
- the ribA gene encoding GTP cyclohydrolase II, translating into MPVVFVAASKLPTPFATFTMHGFLDEATGREHVVLSLGDIADGQPVLGRLHSECLTGDALFSQRCDCGSQLEAALQAIAREGRGVLLYLRQEGRGIGLLNKIRAYELQDGGADTVEANERLGFAADQRDYAMCLPMLEHLGVKALRLMTNNPRKVKALTDMNIVVAERVPLHTGHNPHNRLYLATKAGKLGHMLGNEHQGEAPQA; encoded by the coding sequence GTGCCCGTCGTCTTTGTTGCCGCCTCTAAACTCCCGACGCCATTCGCGACCTTCACCATGCACGGCTTTCTCGACGAAGCCACTGGCCGCGAGCACGTAGTGCTCAGCCTGGGTGACATCGCAGATGGCCAGCCGGTGCTGGGGCGCCTGCACTCCGAGTGCCTGACCGGCGATGCCCTGTTCAGCCAGCGCTGCGACTGCGGTTCGCAGCTGGAAGCCGCGCTGCAGGCCATCGCCCGCGAAGGCCGTGGGGTGCTGCTGTACCTGCGTCAGGAAGGCCGTGGTATTGGCCTGTTGAACAAGATCCGCGCCTACGAGTTACAGGATGGCGGTGCCGATACTGTCGAAGCTAACGAACGCCTTGGCTTTGCCGCCGACCAGCGCGACTACGCCATGTGCTTGCCGATGCTGGAGCATCTGGGTGTGAAGGCCCTGCGCCTGATGACCAATAACCCGCGCAAGGTCAAGGCGCTGACCGACATGAATATCGTGGTTGCCGAGCGTGTGCCGCTGCACACCGGTCACAACCCGCACAATCGCCTTTACCTCGCGACCAAGGCCGGCAAACTCGGCCACATGCTGGGCAATGAACACCAGGGCGAGGCGCCACAGGCGTGA
- the nusB gene encoding transcription antitermination factor NusB translates to MISDESDRFNPRDPKPADAGKPSKSAKRREARKLATQALYQWHMAQHSLNEIEAQFRVDNDFTDVDGAYFREILHGVPAIKGEIDKALVPCMTMTLEELDPVELAVLRLSTWEFIKRVDVPYRVVINEGVELAKVFGATDGHKFVNGVLDKLAPSLREAEVKANKR, encoded by the coding sequence GTGATTAGCGACGAAAGCGATCGTTTCAACCCGCGCGATCCAAAACCTGCGGATGCCGGCAAGCCCTCGAAAAGCGCCAAGCGCCGCGAAGCCCGCAAGCTCGCGACCCAGGCACTGTACCAGTGGCACATGGCGCAGCATTCGCTGAACGAGATCGAAGCGCAGTTCCGGGTGGATAACGATTTCACCGATGTCGACGGTGCCTATTTCCGTGAAATCCTGCATGGGGTTCCGGCAATCAAGGGCGAAATCGACAAGGCGCTGGTGCCTTGCATGACCATGACGCTGGAAGAGCTCGACCCGGTCGAGCTGGCCGTGCTGCGTCTGTCCACCTGGGAGTTCATCAAGCGCGTCGACGTACCGTACCGCGTAGTGATCAACGAAGGTGTCGAGCTGGCCAAGGTCTTCGGTGCCACCGACGGCCACAAGTTCGTCAACGGCGTGCTGGACAAACTGGCACCGTCGCTGCGTGAAGCCGAAGTCAAGGCGAACAAGCGCTGA
- a CDS encoding TonB-dependent receptor domain-containing protein — MKAPTFATLLCLPLPLLAAERDDALKLPDVLISASRQVESRTATSAANTVFTRTDIDRLQPTSVTDLLSRVPGVQVAPTGGRGSLPGIFIRGTKAAQSLVLVDGVRIANATSGDSGLQFLDVDQIERVEVLRGSRSAVYGSDAIGGVIQIFTRRSNGPGLQPRLRMAAGSNQTFQRSLGLSGGDGATRFNLGASLDETAGIDSTGPSFSSDGDHDAYRNKAFNLSLSHTFGERFEAGLNLLDSRGRSEYDNPFGGFDPVTFESFGQQPYTDFSVSSLGSYFDAQLTDTWHSRLELAHSENRDDKRDKLSAERFVFNTYRDQVTWQNDLALGERHSVLLGGDWYEDRVHASTDFTEDSRWNRAVFVQHRYQGEHFSTEVGVRHDRNQQFGGQTTWSGSLTVPLNAQNDVLLSYSEGFRAPTFNDLYYPQFSNPDLDPEHSRSYELQWRSQLTADSRLEASLYRTDLRDAIVFGQDSIPRNVASARINGFEMALAQQWGAWHSQLGLALIDPRDRDSGHTLARRARRTLSLDLDRELGRFTVGASWQAVSGSYDDEANRNHIGGYGLLGLRGSWAATDELKLEAKLDNLLDHAYSRALYSYEGAYHPYREEGRTLLFSVTWTPAL; from the coding sequence ATGAAAGCCCCAACTTTTGCCACCCTGCTCTGCCTCCCCCTCCCGCTGCTGGCTGCTGAGCGCGACGACGCCCTCAAGCTCCCCGACGTGCTGATCAGCGCCAGCCGCCAGGTCGAATCGCGCACCGCCACCAGCGCCGCCAATACCGTCTTCACCCGCACCGACATCGACCGCCTGCAACCCACCAGCGTCACCGACCTGCTCAGCCGCGTGCCTGGCGTGCAAGTGGCGCCTACCGGTGGCCGTGGCAGCCTGCCCGGCATCTTCATCCGCGGCACCAAGGCAGCGCAAAGCCTGGTGTTGGTCGATGGCGTGCGCATTGCCAACGCCACCTCCGGCGACAGCGGCCTGCAGTTTCTCGACGTCGACCAGATCGAGCGGGTGGAAGTGCTGCGAGGCTCGCGTTCGGCGGTGTACGGCAGCGATGCCATTGGCGGGGTAATCCAGATCTTCACCCGTCGCAGCAATGGCCCCGGCCTGCAGCCGCGCCTGCGCATGGCCGCCGGCAGCAACCAGACATTCCAGCGCAGCCTGGGGCTTTCGGGCGGGGATGGCGCAACCCGCTTCAACCTCGGCGCCAGCCTGGATGAAACGGCCGGCATCGACTCGACCGGGCCTTCGTTCTCCAGCGATGGTGACCACGACGCTTACCGCAACAAGGCATTCAACCTGAGCCTGAGCCACACCTTCGGCGAACGCTTCGAGGCCGGCCTGAACCTGCTCGACAGCCGGGGCCGCAGCGAGTACGACAACCCGTTCGGCGGTTTCGACCCGGTCACCTTCGAAAGCTTCGGCCAGCAGCCCTACACCGATTTCAGCGTCAGCAGCCTGGGCAGCTACTTCGATGCCCAGCTCACCGACACCTGGCATTCGCGGCTGGAACTGGCCCACAGCGAGAACCGCGACGACAAGCGCGACAAGCTCAGCGCCGAACGCTTCGTGTTCAACACCTACCGTGATCAGGTCACCTGGCAGAACGACCTGGCCCTGGGCGAGCGACACAGCGTGTTGCTGGGTGGCGACTGGTACGAAGACCGTGTGCACGCCAGCACCGACTTCACCGAAGACAGCCGCTGGAACCGCGCCGTTTTCGTTCAGCACCGCTACCAGGGCGAGCACTTTTCCACCGAAGTGGGTGTGCGCCATGACCGTAACCAGCAGTTCGGCGGCCAGACCACCTGGAGCGGCAGCCTGACCGTACCGTTGAACGCACAGAATGATGTGCTGCTGTCCTACAGCGAGGGCTTTCGGGCGCCAACCTTCAACGACCTGTATTACCCCCAGTTCAGCAACCCGGACCTGGACCCCGAGCACTCCAGAAGCTACGAGCTGCAATGGCGCAGCCAGCTGACGGCGGACAGCCGCCTGGAAGCCTCGCTGTACCGCACCGACCTGCGCGATGCGATCGTGTTCGGCCAGGACTCGATACCCCGCAACGTGGCCTCGGCACGTATCAACGGCTTCGAAATGGCTTTGGCGCAGCAGTGGGGCGCCTGGCACAGCCAGCTCGGCCTGGCACTGATCGACCCTCGTGACCGTGACAGCGGCCACACCCTCGCCCGCCGTGCACGCCGCACGTTGAGCCTGGACCTGGACCGTGAACTCGGCCGATTCACCGTGGGGGCAAGCTGGCAAGCGGTCAGCGGCAGCTACGACGATGAGGCCAACCGCAACCACATCGGCGGCTATGGCCTGCTCGGTTTGCGCGGTAGCTGGGCAGCCACTGACGAACTGAAACTGGAAGCGAAGCTGGATAACCTGCTGGACCACGCTTACAGCCGCGCCCTGTACAGCTACGAGGGTGCCTACCACCCCTACCGCGAAGAAGGCCGCACGCTGTTGTTCAGCGTTACCTGGACGCCGGCGCTTTAG
- a CDS encoding substrate-binding periplasmic protein — MAIRALLLAMLLSVAPWVAAAEGVPKQIHLVSEEWLDYTNADGTGVAWDVLRKVFEPAGVKVVAQSAPYSRAVGLVKRGEADAWVGSYKQENNDNLYPRWHFDMDHIYALGLASKPVPTAQNVGKYRLAWVRGYDYGSYLPDVHEYREIQRREGILPMLEHDRVDFYIDAQTEVDYVLSQSSQPERFRRTHVAELPLYLAFARNGQAKALCDLFDKRMDELVRSGELKPIFEHWKQPYPFGPDSRPH, encoded by the coding sequence ATGGCCATAAGGGCTTTGCTGTTGGCAATGCTGCTGAGCGTTGCCCCATGGGTGGCAGCTGCTGAGGGCGTGCCGAAGCAGATCCACCTGGTCAGCGAAGAGTGGCTCGATTACACCAACGCTGACGGTACCGGGGTGGCCTGGGACGTACTGCGCAAGGTGTTCGAGCCGGCAGGGGTCAAAGTGGTGGCCCAGAGCGCGCCCTACAGCCGTGCAGTCGGGCTGGTCAAACGTGGCGAAGCCGATGCCTGGGTGGGCTCGTACAAGCAAGAAAACAACGACAACCTGTACCCGCGCTGGCACTTCGACATGGACCACATCTACGCCCTGGGGCTGGCCAGCAAACCTGTGCCTACTGCGCAGAATGTGGGCAAGTATCGCCTGGCCTGGGTGCGTGGCTACGACTACGGCAGCTACCTGCCAGACGTGCATGAATACCGTGAAATTCAGCGCCGCGAAGGCATTCTGCCGATGCTCGAGCATGACCGTGTGGACTTCTACATCGATGCACAGACCGAAGTCGATTATGTCCTGAGCCAGTCATCCCAGCCCGAGCGCTTCCGCCGTACCCATGTGGCCGAGTTACCGCTGTACCTGGCGTTTGCCCGCAACGGCCAGGCCAAGGCGCTGTGTGACCTGTTCGACAAGCGCATGGACGAACTGGTGCGCAGTGGCGAGCTGAAGCCGATTTTCGAGCACTGGAAACAGCCGTATCCTTTCGGCCCTGATAGCCGCCCGCATTAG
- the dxs gene encoding 1-deoxy-D-xylulose-5-phosphate synthase, producing MPTTFQEIPRERPVTPLLDRADTPAGLRRLAEADLETLADELRQELLYTVGQTGGHFGAGLGVIELTIALHYVFDTPDDRLVWDVGHQAYPHKILTGRRNRMLSLRQKDGIAAFPRRSESEYDTFGVGHSSTSISAALGMAIAARLQNSARKSIAVIGDGALTAGMAFEALNHAQEVNADMLVILNDNDMSISRNVGGLSNYLAKILSSRTYASMREGSKKVLSRLPGAWEIARRTEEYAKGMLVPGTLFEELGWNYIGPIDGHDLPTMIATLRNMRDLKGPQFLHVVTKKGKGFAPAEVDPIGYHAITKLEPADKPAAPKKVSGPKYSAVFGQWLCDMAAADNRLVGITPAMKEGSDLVDFSERYPERYFDVAIAEQHAVTLAAGMACEGSKPVVAIYSTFLQRAYDQLIHDVAVQNLDVLFAIDRAGLVGEDGPTHAGSYDLSYLRCIPGMLVMTPSDENELRKMLSTGHLYNGPAAVRYPRGTGPNAPISGDLEPLEIGKGVVRRQGENVALLVFGVQLAEAMQVAEQINATVVDMRFVKPLDEALVLELAGSHALLVTIEENAIMGGAGAAVGEFLASQAVLKPLLHLGLPDIYVEHAKPAQMLAECGLDAAGIEASVKARMARLGL from the coding sequence ATGCCCACGACGTTTCAAGAGATCCCCCGCGAACGCCCGGTCACGCCGTTGCTCGACCGCGCTGACACGCCTGCCGGCCTGCGCCGGCTGGCCGAAGCCGACCTGGAGACCCTGGCCGACGAACTGCGCCAGGAACTGCTCTACACCGTGGGACAGACCGGTGGGCATTTTGGCGCCGGTCTGGGCGTGATCGAGCTGACCATCGCCCTGCACTACGTGTTCGACACCCCGGACGACCGGCTGGTGTGGGACGTGGGCCACCAGGCCTACCCGCACAAGATCCTCACCGGGCGCCGTAACCGCATGCTCAGCCTGCGCCAGAAAGACGGCATCGCCGCCTTCCCGCGCCGCAGCGAAAGCGAGTACGACACGTTTGGCGTCGGCCACTCCAGCACCTCGATCAGCGCCGCACTGGGCATGGCCATTGCCGCCCGTCTGCAGAACAGCGCACGCAAGTCGATCGCGGTGATCGGGGACGGGGCGCTGACTGCTGGCATGGCCTTCGAGGCGTTGAACCACGCCCAGGAAGTCAACGCTGACATGCTGGTGATCCTCAACGACAACGACATGTCGATTTCGCGCAATGTCGGCGGCCTGTCCAACTACCTGGCCAAGATCCTCTCCAGCCGCACCTACGCGAGCATGCGCGAAGGCAGCAAGAAAGTGCTGTCGCGCCTGCCAGGCGCCTGGGAAATCGCCCGCCGCACCGAGGAATACGCCAAGGGCATGCTGGTGCCGGGCACGCTGTTCGAAGAGCTGGGCTGGAACTACATCGGCCCCATCGACGGCCACGACCTGCCGACCATGATCGCCACCCTGCGCAACATGCGTGACCTGAAGGGCCCGCAGTTCCTGCACGTGGTGACCAAGAAGGGCAAGGGCTTCGCCCCGGCCGAGGTCGACCCGATCGGCTACCACGCCATCACCAAGCTGGAGCCGGCCGACAAGCCTGCCGCGCCGAAGAAAGTCAGCGGCCCGAAATACTCTGCCGTGTTCGGCCAGTGGCTGTGCGACATGGCCGCCGCCGACAACCGCCTGGTGGGCATTACCCCGGCGATGAAGGAAGGCTCCGACCTGGTCGACTTCAGCGAGCGCTACCCGGAACGCTACTTCGACGTGGCGATCGCCGAGCAGCACGCCGTTACCCTGGCGGCCGGCATGGCCTGCGAGGGCAGCAAGCCGGTGGTGGCGATCTACTCCACGTTCCTGCAGCGTGCCTACGACCAGCTGATCCACGACGTGGCAGTGCAGAACCTCGACGTGCTGTTCGCCATCGACCGCGCCGGCCTGGTTGGCGAAGACGGCCCGACCCACGCGGGCAGCTACGACCTGTCGTACCTGCGCTGCATCCCGGGCATGCTGGTGATGACCCCCAGTGACGAAAACGAGCTGCGCAAGATGCTCAGCACCGGTCACCTGTACAACGGCCCGGCAGCCGTGCGCTACCCGCGTGGCACCGGCCCGAATGCGCCGATCAGTGGCGACCTGGAGCCACTGGAAATCGGCAAGGGCGTGGTTCGCCGCCAGGGCGAGAACGTCGCCCTGCTGGTGTTCGGCGTGCAGCTGGCCGAGGCCATGCAGGTGGCCGAGCAGATCAACGCCACGGTGGTCGACATGCGCTTCGTCAAACCGCTGGACGAGGCCTTGGTGCTGGAACTGGCTGGCAGCCACGCGCTGCTGGTGACCATTGAAGAGAACGCCATCATGGGTGGCGCGGGTGCTGCGGTGGGTGAGTTCCTGGCCAGCCAGGCAGTGCTCAAGCCGCTGCTGCACCTGGGCTTGCCCGACATCTACGTCGAGCATGCCAAGCCTGCACAGATGCTGGCTGAGTGCGGGCTGGATGCGGCCGGGATCGAGGCTTCGGTAAAAGCCCGCATGGCCAGGCTCGGCTTGTAA
- a CDS encoding cobalamin-binding protein, with translation MRLLPGLLALLACTALAADPLRVVSLAPSMTEIMLELQADDLLVGVLDGGERPAALRDLPSVGRQGQLDMERLLSLRPDLLLLWPGSVPPAQRDQLKRLGIATFSAEPHDIDQLIAQIEAIAERVGRAGQGHQYAQALRERLLQLRQQYRRDAPLQVFYQVWDQPLYTLGGQQVVSDALAVCGARNVFADLSQPAPQVNVESVLLRNPQVILAGDQAQLASWKAWPQLRAVADGGLLVVPDKGIERPSGQMIEATARLCALLAAKAPASR, from the coding sequence ATGCGCCTGCTGCCTGGCCTGCTGGCGCTGCTTGCCTGCACCGCGCTGGCCGCTGACCCCTTGAGGGTGGTCAGCCTGGCGCCTTCGATGACTGAAATCATGCTTGAACTGCAGGCCGACGACCTGCTGGTAGGCGTACTCGACGGTGGCGAACGGCCGGCAGCCCTGCGCGACCTGCCCTCGGTCGGGCGCCAGGGGCAACTGGACATGGAGCGCCTGCTCAGCCTGCGCCCCGACCTGCTGCTGCTCTGGCCGGGCAGCGTGCCACCCGCCCAGCGCGACCAACTCAAGCGCCTGGGCATCGCCACTTTCAGTGCAGAACCCCATGACATCGACCAGTTGATCGCGCAGATCGAAGCCATCGCCGAGCGTGTCGGCCGTGCCGGGCAAGGCCATCAGTACGCCCAGGCGCTGCGCGAACGGCTGCTGCAACTGCGACAGCAGTATCGGCGTGACGCGCCATTGCAGGTGTTCTACCAAGTGTGGGATCAGCCGTTGTACACCCTGGGTGGCCAGCAGGTGGTAAGCGATGCCCTGGCCGTGTGCGGCGCGCGCAATGTGTTTGCCGACCTCAGCCAACCGGCGCCGCAGGTGAACGTGGAGTCTGTGCTGCTGCGCAACCCACAGGTCATCCTGGCGGGCGATCAGGCGCAACTGGCCAGCTGGAAGGCCTGGCCGCAACTGCGTGCGGTTGCCGATGGTGGCTTGCTGGTGGTACCCGACAAAGGTATTGAGCGGCCCAGTGGGCAGATGATCGAAGCCACCGCCCGTTTGTGCGCATTGCTCGCGGCTAAAGCGCCGGCGTCCAGGTAA
- a CDS encoding phosphatidylglycerophosphatase A — protein sequence MTDHPNQVPAEFVPPSVWRNPWHFIAFGFGSGTLPKAPGTWGSLVAIPFIPLWQLLPDWGYWLLLGVSMLFGFWLCGKVANDLRVHDHEGIVWDEIVGMWITLWLVPEGWQWLLAGFLMFRFFDILKPWPIRWIDRHVHGGVGIMLDDILAGVFAWLGMQVLVWAVA from the coding sequence GTGACCGATCACCCCAATCAGGTGCCTGCGGAGTTTGTTCCGCCTTCGGTCTGGCGCAACCCGTGGCACTTCATCGCTTTTGGCTTCGGTTCCGGTACCTTACCCAAGGCCCCGGGCACCTGGGGCTCGCTGGTGGCCATACCGTTCATCCCGTTGTGGCAGCTGTTGCCTGACTGGGGCTACTGGCTGTTGCTGGGCGTCAGCATGCTGTTTGGCTTCTGGTTGTGCGGCAAGGTCGCCAATGACTTGCGCGTACACGACCATGAAGGCATTGTCTGGGACGAGATCGTCGGCATGTGGATCACCCTCTGGCTGGTGCCAGAAGGCTGGCAGTGGCTGCTGGCAGGGTTCCTGATGTTCCGCTTCTTCGACATCCTCAAGCCATGGCCGATCCGCTGGATCGACCGCCATGTGCACGGGGGTGTCGGTATCATGCTCGACGATATCCTGGCCGGCGTGTTTGCCTGGCTGGGCATGCAGGTTCTGGTGTGGGCGGTTGCCTGA
- the ribE gene encoding 6,7-dimethyl-8-ribityllumazine synthase, whose amino-acid sequence MTLKTIEGTFIAPKGRYALVVGRFNSFVVESLVSGAVDALVRHGVSESDITIIRAPGAFEIPLVAQKVAQQGAYDAIIALGAVIRGGTPHFEYVAGECTKGLAQVSMEFGVPVAFGVLTVDSIEQAIERSGTKAGNKGAEAALSALEMVSLLAQLEAK is encoded by the coding sequence ATGACCCTGAAGACCATCGAAGGTACCTTCATCGCCCCCAAAGGTCGCTATGCTTTGGTGGTTGGCCGCTTCAACAGCTTCGTCGTTGAAAGCCTGGTAAGCGGTGCCGTTGATGCCCTGGTACGCCACGGTGTCAGCGAAAGCGACATCACCATCATCCGTGCCCCGGGCGCATTTGAAATCCCGCTGGTAGCACAGAAGGTCGCCCAGCAAGGCGCCTACGACGCGATCATCGCCCTGGGCGCCGTGATCCGTGGTGGTACCCCGCACTTCGAATACGTGGCGGGCGAATGCACCAAGGGCCTGGCCCAGGTGTCCATGGAGTTCGGTGTTCCGGTGGCCTTCGGCGTACTGACCGTCGACTCCATCGAACAAGCCATCGAGCGTTCCGGCACCAAAGCCGGCAACAAAGGTGCTGAAGCTGCCCTGTCCGCACTGGAAATGGTCAGCCTGCTGGCGCAGTTGGAGGCCAAGTGA
- the thiL gene encoding thiamine-phosphate kinase: MGEFELINHYFAAAPCAQGGEGVALGIGDDCALLALPPGEQLAVSTDTLVAGVHFPAVCDPLLLGQRSLAVAASDLAAMGATAIGFTLALTLPDVGPDWLAAYADGLSRMAHRCRMSLIGGDTTRGPLSITVTVFGRVPAGQALRRSGARPGDLLCVGGVLGKAAGALPLVLGEREAPAEQADPLLAHYWSPMPQLTLGTLLRGRATAALDISDGLLADCGHIAKASGVALEVNLAQVPVSPAVEAFLGREAAVQAALAGGDDYVLAFTLPPEALAPLADLGLVEVHTIGRVLEGQGVTLRDAQGRDITPVQRGYQHFRETP; encoded by the coding sequence ATGGGTGAGTTCGAGCTGATCAACCATTACTTCGCCGCCGCGCCCTGTGCGCAGGGCGGCGAGGGCGTGGCCCTGGGTATCGGCGACGACTGCGCCCTGCTGGCTCTTCCCCCTGGTGAGCAACTGGCGGTGTCGACCGACACCCTGGTCGCCGGGGTGCATTTTCCCGCTGTCTGCGATCCGTTGCTGCTTGGCCAGCGTTCGTTGGCCGTGGCCGCCAGTGACCTGGCCGCCATGGGCGCGACCGCGATCGGCTTCACCCTCGCCCTGACCTTGCCTGACGTGGGCCCTGACTGGCTGGCGGCCTATGCTGATGGCCTCAGCCGCATGGCCCACCGTTGCCGCATGAGCCTGATCGGGGGTGACACTACCCGGGGCCCGCTGAGCATCACGGTTACCGTGTTTGGCCGCGTGCCGGCAGGCCAGGCGTTGCGCCGTAGCGGTGCACGGCCAGGCGACCTGCTGTGCGTCGGTGGTGTGCTGGGCAAGGCGGCCGGCGCGCTGCCGCTGGTGCTGGGCGAGCGCGAGGCGCCGGCCGAGCAGGCCGATCCGCTGCTGGCCCATTACTGGTCGCCAATGCCGCAGCTCACCCTCGGCACGTTGCTGCGTGGCCGGGCCACGGCGGCGCTGGACATCTCCGACGGCCTGCTCGCAGATTGCGGGCACATCGCCAAGGCGTCCGGCGTTGCGCTGGAGGTGAACCTGGCCCAGGTGCCAGTGTCTCCTGCTGTAGAGGCGTTCCTCGGGCGCGAAGCGGCCGTGCAGGCCGCCCTCGCCGGTGGCGACGATTACGTGCTGGCCTTCACGCTGCCGCCTGAGGCGCTGGCGCCCCTGGCTGACCTCGGCCTGGTCGAGGTGCATACCATTGGCCGTGTGCTCGAAGGGCAGGGTGTCACCTTGCGTGACGCGCAGGGCCGGGACATCACCCCCGTTCAGCGGGGCTATCAACACTTTAGGGAGACACCGTGA